Proteins encoded together in one Pseudomonadota bacterium window:
- a CDS encoding type II CAAX endopeptidase family protein → MPLLRNQMGQVRLLWRLAGFAVLFGLLVSPLLLLDSALLQFAIGAILLTILLSLWGRRIEHRKLADYGLSADTSMAGELCIGAALAGGAVAIIFLLTHGLGFAGSAEYDPAALLTAGFWLFLVKALLVGYWEEVLFRGYLFVNIRDSAATSFGPRQGKMIAVLITSLLFGLAHAGTSSFSWSALAILSFNGVVFCVPMLVTGRLGLSIGMHAAWNFSQSKVFGFAMSGNPSAGSVLRAEMTGPDLWTGGNYGPEAGLAGIMGLLVLLIAVYGVAVRRLA, encoded by the coding sequence TTCGGCCTCCTTGTTTCTCCGCTACTTCTGCTTGATAGCGCTTTGCTCCAATTCGCCATTGGCGCAATATTACTGACTATTCTTCTCAGCCTCTGGGGCCGCAGGATCGAACACAGGAAGCTGGCAGACTATGGCTTGAGCGCGGATACTTCCATGGCTGGTGAACTGTGTATCGGCGCCGCACTCGCAGGTGGAGCTGTAGCTATCATCTTTCTTCTGACGCATGGCTTAGGATTTGCCGGCTCTGCAGAATATGATCCTGCCGCTCTGTTGACCGCAGGTTTCTGGCTGTTCCTCGTTAAAGCGCTGTTGGTTGGCTATTGGGAGGAAGTACTTTTTCGGGGCTATCTGTTCGTCAATATTCGTGACAGCGCAGCCACCAGCTTTGGTCCTAGGCAAGGAAAGATGATCGCAGTGCTGATTACCTCGCTGCTGTTCGGTTTGGCACATGCTGGAACCAGCAGTTTTTCCTGGTCAGCTCTCGCCATATTGAGCTTTAACGGCGTTGTCTTCTGTGTGCCTATGCTTGTGACTGGCCGTTTGGGTCTTTCCATAGGGATGCATGCCGCCTGGAATTTTTCGCAGAGTAAAGTCTTTGGTTTTGCCATGAGCGGCAACCCTTCTGCAGGCTCGGTGCTGCGCGCTGAAATGACGGGTCCAGACTTGTGGACGGGCGGCAATTATGGTCCCGAAGCCGGACTGGCCGGTATTATGGGGCTGCTGGTCTTGCTGATAGCCGTCTATGGCGTTGCCGTCAGGCGGCTAGCATGA
- the bchJ gene encoding bacteriochlorophyll 4-vinyl reductase — translation MHGAQIGPNALTQLIEPIERRCGGEMVTRLLRQSGIKRLPDMTGLIDEDPVIALHHHMIRALPDMADDISREAGARTGAYIIENRIPGFAQKLLRLLPAPVAARLLAKAIAKNAWTFAGSGTFAVQSWWPLVFTLEDNPFAKGLRTYAPACHWHAAVFETLFQELVSPHIRVTETTCCAAGDPRCTFQIMLAA, via the coding sequence ATGCACGGCGCACAGATCGGCCCCAATGCCCTGACGCAGCTGATCGAGCCGATAGAGCGGCGTTGTGGCGGTGAGATGGTGACGCGGCTGCTGCGCCAGTCGGGCATCAAGCGCCTGCCCGATATGACCGGGCTGATCGATGAAGACCCGGTGATTGCCCTGCATCACCATATGATCCGCGCCTTGCCGGATATGGCCGATGACATATCGCGTGAGGCGGGTGCGAGGACTGGGGCCTATATCATCGAAAACCGTATTCCCGGCTTTGCGCAAAAACTGCTGCGCCTTCTTCCCGCACCTGTTGCGGCTAGGCTTTTGGCCAAAGCGATAGCCAAGAACGCTTGGACTTTTGCCGGATCAGGCACATTTGCGGTGCAAAGCTGGTGGCCATTGGTTTTTACGCTTGAGGATAACCCGTTCGCCAAAGGGCTGCGAACTTATGCTCCTGCCTGTCACTGGCACGCGGCTGTGTTTGAAACGCTATTTCAGGAACTGGTCAGCCCGCATATCCGGGTGACAGAAACCACCTGCTGTGCCGCGGGCGATCCGCGCTGCACATTCCAAATCATGCTAGCCGCCTGA